One genomic segment of Amycolatopsis sp. Hca4 includes these proteins:
- a CDS encoding excisionase family DNA-binding protein, with product MKTQYLNVKEAAAYLGTTERFIRRLIAERRIAFHKLGVHVRLALGDLDAFAQAGRVEPVQVNWSAGRAVA from the coding sequence GTGAAAACGCAGTACTTGAACGTCAAGGAAGCCGCCGCCTACCTGGGCACCACGGAGCGTTTCATCCGGCGGCTGATCGCGGAACGGCGCATCGCGTTCCACAAGCTCGGCGTGCACGTCCGGCTTGCCCTCGGGGACCTGGACGCGTTCGCGCAGGCCGGGCGAGTCGAGCCGGTCCAGGTTAACTGGTCGGCCGGCCGGGCGGTGGCGTAA
- a CDS encoding replication initiator translates to MTKEQTQPATGTRAERMRTPLAADVIRATAEKHGVCVRPFTMEVGDTETGELRYVPVPCGSTVESVCLPCARKAKALRQAQCREGWHLTEEPDLTPEPPTEEQTELLTYRADLVAAYRKVVKHDQAEAEELREEITGVDAELRQLGMRGRLPALDVPTRRAVKRSTKRRQDAPNLPRRKVAKMTVGREFAGRFRPSMFVTLTCDTYGPVRGDGSPVDPSRYDYRRAARDAVHFSALVDRWWQNLRRVVGWDAQYFATVEPQKRTAPHLHAAIRGAIPHDVIRQVTEATYHQVWWPSHDEIVYTERLPVWDPDTRAFLDPDTRQPLTTWDDAVEAVEDPAHVVTFGRQVHSKGILGGTEEAGRHIGYLTKYLTKSTGEVVEADTARLRDHHDRLHAELSVTPCSPRCAVWLLYGIQSKGAGSKTTPGHCKGRAHRRTTLGLPGRRVLVSRKWSGKTLDDHKADRKAFVQQALAAIGIEKPQPDPARLMWRKVEPGDPQVPPRPHLVMRAIAERITWKAEYDRALLAAAGPPGDGPETSATQLAA, encoded by the coding sequence ATGACGAAAGAACAGACCCAGCCGGCCACCGGCACGCGGGCCGAACGGATGCGGACACCGCTGGCCGCCGACGTGATCCGGGCGACGGCGGAGAAGCACGGCGTCTGCGTCCGGCCGTTCACGATGGAGGTCGGCGACACCGAGACCGGCGAACTCCGCTACGTCCCCGTGCCGTGTGGTTCCACCGTGGAGTCGGTGTGCCTGCCGTGCGCGCGGAAGGCGAAAGCGCTTCGGCAGGCCCAGTGCCGCGAGGGCTGGCACCTGACCGAAGAACCCGACCTCACCCCGGAACCACCGACCGAGGAACAGACAGAGCTGCTGACCTACCGGGCCGATCTCGTGGCGGCCTACCGGAAGGTGGTTAAGCACGACCAGGCCGAAGCGGAGGAGCTGCGGGAGGAGATCACGGGGGTTGACGCGGAACTTCGGCAACTCGGGATGCGCGGTCGGCTGCCAGCCCTCGACGTCCCGACCAGGCGGGCCGTGAAGCGCTCGACCAAGCGGCGGCAGGACGCGCCGAACCTGCCCCGGCGGAAGGTCGCCAAGATGACGGTCGGTCGGGAGTTCGCGGGCAGGTTCCGGCCGTCGATGTTCGTCACGCTGACGTGCGACACCTACGGCCCGGTCCGTGGCGACGGCTCGCCGGTCGACCCGTCCCGGTATGACTACCGGCGGGCGGCCCGGGACGCGGTGCATTTCTCGGCGCTGGTGGATCGGTGGTGGCAGAACCTGCGCCGGGTCGTGGGCTGGGACGCGCAGTACTTCGCGACGGTCGAGCCGCAGAAGCGGACGGCTCCGCATCTGCACGCGGCGATCCGCGGGGCGATCCCGCACGACGTCATCCGGCAGGTCACCGAGGCCACGTATCACCAGGTCTGGTGGCCGTCACACGACGAGATCGTTTACACGGAGCGGCTGCCGGTCTGGGACCCGGACACCCGGGCGTTCCTCGACCCGGACACCCGGCAACCCCTCACCACCTGGGATGACGCGGTCGAGGCCGTGGAGGACCCGGCGCACGTCGTCACGTTCGGGCGGCAGGTGCACTCCAAGGGCATCCTCGGCGGGACCGAAGAGGCCGGCCGCCACATCGGCTACCTGACCAAGTATCTGACCAAGTCCACCGGTGAGGTGGTCGAGGCGGACACGGCGCGGCTGCGGGACCACCACGACCGGCTGCACGCCGAACTGTCGGTGACGCCGTGCTCACCTCGATGCGCGGTCTGGCTGCTCTACGGGATCCAGTCCAAGGGCGCCGGGAGCAAGACCACCCCGGGCCACTGCAAGGGACGCGCTCACCGCCGGACCACGCTCGGGCTGCCGGGACGGCGGGTGCTGGTCTCTCGAAAGTGGTCGGGCAAGACCCTCGACGACCACAAAGCCGACCGAAAGGCGTTCGTTCAGCAGGCGCTGGCCGCGATCGGGATCGAGAAGCCACAACCGGACCCGGCCCGGCTGATGTGGCGGAAGGTCGAACCGGGAGACCCGCAGGTCCCACCTCGGCCGCACCTGGTCATGCGCGCGATCGCGGAGCGGATCACGTGGAAGGCGGAGTACGACCGGGCGTTACTCGCTGCTGCCGGACCACCAGGGGACGGTCCGGAAACTTCGGCAACTCAGCTCGCAGCTTGA
- a CDS encoding FtsK/SpoIIIE domain-containing protein: MNLSPGFLVVALGVLGLGVWVLHKIGRALASVVEALAAMVVVFIALWWACKAAFWLLAQVVTRWRTSLAVVVAYLWCVLLGWLSLVLVLGGLALILALWRLVDIVSFDQWCWRFLRSWWARWAVYGRKLPGWLHACGLSVRDDALPVEVTVNLVGRRKVSRATARQAGVQMPKVLSVRSGPSWDEVRVQLVAGQKPEDFDEAARALASARRVARCQVRELEPNVVSVDFQRRDLLGSVVHSLPVPDLLAADATGVDLRRVWSGHTEYGHDWRVPLSGSGAHCLTAGASGAGKNSLMWCPLVSAASAIRSGVVRMSGIDPKGMELAYGRGIFARYAVSGKDAIEVLDDLVGTMEARKAEFAGRLRTVPISVEHPLELLEFDEIGALTKYTDRKTRDQIVERVALLTTQGRALGITVRGYVQEPTKDTVPVRELFTRRVCLRVTSKTHVPMVLGDGAYERGAWANRIGDSEAGVGYVWGEGIREPLRIRAGWVSDETVKALEQYVTNGVARPALGGEGVAA; the protein is encoded by the coding sequence ATGAACCTGTCTCCGGGATTCCTCGTGGTGGCCCTGGGTGTGCTGGGGCTGGGTGTCTGGGTGCTGCACAAGATCGGTCGCGCATTGGCGTCGGTTGTCGAGGCGCTGGCCGCGATGGTGGTCGTGTTCATCGCCCTTTGGTGGGCCTGCAAGGCGGCGTTCTGGCTGCTGGCGCAGGTGGTGACGCGGTGGCGGACCAGCCTGGCCGTGGTCGTGGCCTACCTGTGGTGCGTGTTGCTGGGCTGGCTGTCGCTCGTGCTCGTCCTCGGTGGCCTGGCACTGATCCTCGCCCTGTGGCGGCTGGTCGACATCGTGTCGTTCGATCAGTGGTGCTGGCGGTTCCTGCGCTCGTGGTGGGCTCGTTGGGCGGTCTACGGGCGCAAGCTGCCCGGCTGGCTGCATGCCTGTGGTCTGAGCGTCCGCGATGACGCGTTGCCGGTGGAAGTGACGGTGAACCTGGTAGGTCGCCGGAAGGTGTCCCGGGCGACCGCTCGGCAAGCCGGAGTGCAGATGCCGAAGGTCCTCAGTGTCCGGTCGGGGCCGTCGTGGGATGAGGTCCGGGTCCAGCTAGTGGCCGGCCAGAAGCCGGAGGACTTCGACGAGGCCGCTCGTGCGCTGGCGTCGGCGCGGAGGGTCGCTCGGTGCCAGGTGCGGGAGCTGGAGCCCAACGTGGTGTCGGTCGACTTCCAGCGGCGGGACCTGCTCGGCTCGGTCGTGCACTCGCTGCCGGTGCCCGATCTGCTGGCGGCTGACGCGACCGGTGTGGATCTGCGGCGCGTGTGGTCCGGCCACACCGAGTACGGACACGACTGGCGAGTCCCGCTGTCCGGCTCCGGCGCTCACTGCCTGACGGCTGGTGCCTCGGGCGCGGGGAAGAACTCATTGATGTGGTGCCCGCTGGTGTCGGCCGCGTCGGCGATCCGGTCGGGTGTGGTCCGTATGTCCGGGATCGACCCCAAGGGCATGGAACTGGCCTACGGGCGCGGAATCTTCGCTCGGTACGCGGTGTCCGGTAAGGACGCGATCGAGGTCCTGGACGATCTCGTAGGCACGATGGAGGCTCGCAAAGCCGAGTTCGCCGGGCGCCTGCGAACGGTTCCGATCAGCGTCGAACACCCGCTCGAGCTGCTGGAGTTCGACGAGATCGGCGCCCTGACCAAGTACACCGACCGCAAGACCCGTGATCAGATCGTCGAACGAGTCGCGCTGTTGACCACCCAGGGGCGGGCCCTCGGGATCACCGTGCGGGGCTACGTCCAGGAACCGACGAAGGACACGGTCCCGGTCCGCGAGCTGTTCACCCGCCGCGTGTGCCTGCGGGTGACCTCGAAGACGCACGTCCCGATGGTCCTCGGGGACGGCGCCTATGAACGGGGCGCGTGGGCCAACCGCATCGGAGATTCCGAAGCCGGCGTCGGCTACGTGTGGGGCGAAGGTATCCGCGAACCCCTGCGCATCCGCGCCGGGTGGGTGTCCGACGAGACGGTCAAGGCGCTGGAGCAGTACGTCACCAACGGCGTAGCTCGACCCGCGCTCGGTGGCGAGGGGGTGGCGGCGTGA
- a CDS encoding AMED_5909 family protein, with translation MSKPVEPRTLRDAHEIATERLPAPDANPSVWLAFRQANARMYEKVADVDRGHHHEALYWAGYERRKAGEVSAQIQGGKSKSE, from the coding sequence ATGAGCAAGCCGGTTGAGCCGCGCACGCTGCGGGACGCGCACGAGATCGCAACGGAGCGCCTTCCGGCGCCGGACGCGAACCCGTCGGTGTGGCTGGCTTTCCGGCAGGCGAACGCGCGGATGTACGAGAAGGTTGCCGACGTCGACCGGGGGCATCACCACGAGGCGTTGTACTGGGCGGGTTACGAGCGGCGGAAGGCGGGGGAGGTATCGGCGCAGATCCAGGGCGGCAAGTCGAAGTCTGAATAG
- a CDS encoding GntR family transcriptional regulator, whose product MPEHMYERVADVLRERIVSGDLAPGDRLPSQEALSEQFEVSRIVAREALDLLESEGLIDRVQRLGAFVRRYQPLIRRSEQHYRTNPGAPFAEEALAAERIPRYSHETYPDRASADIAHRLEIPIGADVMRTDYTSYANDEPMMLTHSYEPLEITKGTVIERPEEGVMMTAGLVDRFTAIDMRPTRVVERLRSRMPRPSETEALKLRKGTPVVIIVRTTYSNETPVETADILLDAHRFELEYVLRVDPLQ is encoded by the coding sequence GTGCCCGAGCACATGTACGAACGTGTTGCTGACGTGCTGCGCGAGCGGATCGTCAGCGGAGATCTCGCCCCAGGCGACCGGCTGCCATCGCAGGAGGCGCTGAGCGAGCAGTTTGAGGTGTCGCGCATCGTCGCCCGCGAGGCCCTGGACCTGCTGGAGAGCGAAGGACTGATCGATCGCGTCCAGCGACTCGGCGCGTTCGTCCGCCGGTACCAGCCGCTCATCCGCAGGTCAGAGCAGCACTACCGCACCAACCCCGGCGCCCCGTTTGCCGAGGAGGCGCTAGCCGCCGAGCGCATCCCCCGGTACAGCCACGAGACTTACCCGGATCGCGCGAGCGCCGACATTGCCCATCGCCTGGAGATCCCCATCGGTGCCGACGTCATGCGCACCGACTACACGTCGTACGCGAACGACGAGCCGATGATGCTCACGCACTCGTACGAGCCGCTGGAGATCACCAAGGGAACGGTCATCGAGCGCCCCGAAGAAGGCGTCATGATGACGGCCGGCCTGGTGGACCGCTTCACGGCTATCGACATGCGGCCGACGCGGGTCGTCGAGAGACTTCGTTCGCGGATGCCCCGGCCGTCGGAGACTGAGGCCCTTAAGCTTCGCAAGGGCACGCCGGTTGTGATCATCGTACGGACCACGTACTCAAACGAGACACCCGTGGAAACCGCCGACATATTGTTGGATGCACATAGGTTCGAGCTTGAATACGTGCTCCGCGTAGACCCATTGCAATAA
- a CDS encoding SCO5389 family protein, translating into MGVNWDAAVLTLRGSAAMSLTVPEELVRKAQAGAMTDDEFLACVQNSLPYAWSVVERLVKQYESGATIAEDGTVPPDDQAWGELLRFAASDSMRGAVERKYGVRLAFQNCCKTGLFAPSAVKEYEEFVSPRAQILNQKPELINC; encoded by the coding sequence ATGGGCGTTAACTGGGATGCGGCAGTGTTGACGCTGAGAGGAAGTGCCGCGATGTCGTTGACGGTCCCGGAAGAATTGGTCAGGAAGGCGCAGGCTGGCGCCATGACCGATGACGAATTCCTGGCCTGCGTTCAGAACTCGCTTCCCTACGCCTGGTCCGTGGTCGAGCGACTGGTCAAGCAGTACGAGAGCGGGGCGACGATCGCCGAGGACGGCACCGTTCCGCCGGATGACCAGGCGTGGGGTGAGCTGCTGCGCTTCGCTGCCAGCGACTCGATGCGCGGGGCCGTCGAGCGGAAGTACGGCGTCCGGCTGGCCTTCCAGAACTGCTGCAAGACGGGCCTGTTCGCCCCGTCGGCGGTCAAGGAGTACGAGGAGTTCGTCTCGCCGCGCGCGCAGATCCTCAACCAGAAGCCCGAACTGATCAACTGCTAG